A single window of uncultured Pseudodesulfovibrio sp. DNA harbors:
- a CDS encoding SDR family NAD(P)-dependent oxidoreductase, whose protein sequence is MISLLHLTPLAVDKALAKAPIGDSTFIFDQSFLAPDAVQASQLREATEIFLRSTQLLAPEFKNTAKALEGARVWVEILPSELLNIQAALESLRNFSALDIVPVTGSHAFAKAWFADNAEASIALKGVESSGLVSADSIQVLYSAVEKDAENASIFIWGGLGTPEAAAAFIGSGAAGIVFESVHWLTDAMGLDDAAKVKVRKLRDDTTVVVGSSTGMPWRFFDKGNSKAVRQLTATANSLCDKNPDEAGRQLTRAAMAMTIEPLSSTFSATELIPLGPEAAFAKRFEEKYGSSMSAFAKFAADVRRLLAASPDILKRFDTNSTTKALGVRYPVIQGGMTWITDNFAFAREVERSGALPTITVGMRNTKYLEQDFGAIREEMGDRPYAVNALLLDENPYRDEQLAWIEKIRPPFVTIAAGDPAYVKRFAKLGIHVIYLAATVGLLKLAVKAGADFVVLEGNEAGGHVGKNSTLTLSQAALALRQETPDFFAKTKIIIAGGIYDRKTAYRAAMLGADGVQMGTAYLATREILETGALRQQYQELIVDAKPGGTVLSGESIGLRVRSLRTPKLDDICTLERNFVAKNVDESKRRLELEKISIGTLFVAARGINQTDNSTLNDDHCLREGQFMSGAVAGNISDVVSLDKLHTDVAAAPLTFPEFSKAENSTAAKSNGEHERIAITGMAAVNSLGNTYQKMFDASINMESGVGRVPANRWDHSKHLASNARVPNVYTDIGAFIDIEITRKDINVSPQNFRTMAESTRLTLLLAKQALEESGLLKSDIERPRIAVITSQNSAETASTFKDQLIHVYAEELVDNLAKSIPMTAEQRTAAIKDMRNSGMKPDDTTLIGRLNCTAAGYICNQYALNGPSYSVGAACASSLIALHCALMMLRQGIIDAAIVGGGEEVLTPGHYYEFCAIGSLAGMTGVKRKPTEYSRPFDKTRDGFVLGEGGSMLVIERESVARARGAKTHAYINGIGACTNHDGIVESVSASQQIALNASFSDVLYGPDEVDLVECHGTSTNQGDQEEVHALTAIFPENSGTVLSSFKSQIGHTLGASGITSLIRGVNAMKNGVLPATLNYETPDPEVGIEKAGFRVLTKPEPWPSPEGRPRRMQVNAFGFGGASFVVHLEGTEADRENVWSDDGWEPATQTVVQEDKLVAYPVKGAFGSARVATARKVRNEVESLLGELKGKETISNGFLNKLASKGVFLAQKTSSPSGLAWIFSGQGGWYTGMGKELYASVPGIKKTLDFLNECADFDLLDLMFNAGPKKFQNTRWQQPALFALEYSIAKHLLDSGMSPDAVAGHSLGEFTALCVAGVLSAEDAFSVVCSRGRLMDEAAEMVDDPGGMVATNAPLDILTRKTKRFPKTIITNYNSPSQTVLGGPVELLDDLVIELKDQGFLAVRLKVSMAFHSGIMASVHDAFEAELDSVTFNKPTIPVISNVSGEVHEGSPAAIKSTMIKHMESPVLWTQNTYTLWEELQIRSFLEIGPSDTLSTFIGDTLPKAECQSTCREDMEQGQLLDSTAWLCARGYGDISDGPIIELNEAEPTALAVAPATRVATGSGSILDQVIQIIMDSTGYERDEIDPSMDIRQDLNIRSSRLPVIMDEAEKAFEIKIRIEDFIGVETINDLAARIAEIKGTDMNAGAVPAFGSTVDNGSLLEQVIKIIMDSTGYERDEIEPEMDIRQDLNIRSSRLPVIMDEAEKAFEIEIRIEDFIGVETIQDLAGRIAEIKGVDINAEIAPAPTNADYNTVLEQMIQIIMDSTGYERDEIEPEMDIRQDLNIRSSRLPIIMDEAEKIFKTEIRIEDFIGVETIQDLANKIAELQGRSPVAARSVEDSKTKTPVASAKILDTVQNELPVLRYEFAETDANAPTGTPAYKVGGAPVVIATLGGSNRIDAVKSWVTKTVQADVVTLDLTRDTKLDALSQCQGLILLVDEIEGSDSTRTIPALLQVFPAMKDFAGNKTKKFCITMGEALNGATLSEVGEGVLGILIAAAMEYSSTVFRYAAVSQGVDIKDVLDRCVSSEERTVELIFKNRDIMTRTPRPVAFRTGELKTQLKSGDVIVVTGGGKGVTAAVAGTIAALDVKLALLGRSPETAPDTKSTLNSIKGMGCSVMYCSCDVTDAQAVGKAIKSVAKTYGRVDAVIHGAGLLKDGFLQLMSIEDFELVLKVKLQGLMNMVEAASGHGLRLVSAFSSVAAWHGNIGQSNYCAGNRAMAAYLESLADRGIAGKTIWLPPVDGVGMANDPEVKKLLAMKNMGQAYVPIASLARLIRLEIADGQPGWTLLSRPVTAPIGDRFFPTGPENELLGRAVHGLPMIDEITELKLETPEISIKRSVSHTTDPWLPNHKPYPILKYPLFSAVMAVESLLETAKALYPDFTPTGVKDVHFLDMIPCSEEATRELRVTANGRDTSIGATRVAASLSCRDMSPKGRQLDRWSDCYTAEIIMATTAEQMLTPPVWDGVDSLPPVTLSPSKIADIYAKYTAQLDRYQVIRKITGANERGATGITVYGDEKDFTSKRAPYQYSPYLLEALMQLALFQPLAAGSEIAPFLPVGIGELRFARRCNPDEAVALKVRLRENIKDGSVWDGMALDEKGNVLMIVEGLSMKRIAS, encoded by the coding sequence ATGATCTCCCTGTTACACCTTACCCCCCTCGCCGTTGATAAAGCGCTTGCTAAAGCTCCTATCGGCGACTCCACGTTTATATTTGATCAATCCTTCCTCGCCCCCGACGCCGTGCAGGCATCACAATTGCGTGAAGCGACTGAGATTTTCCTTCGTTCAACGCAACTGCTAGCTCCTGAATTTAAAAACACGGCAAAAGCGCTGGAAGGCGCACGTGTCTGGGTAGAGATTCTGCCTTCTGAATTGCTGAATATTCAGGCCGCGCTTGAAAGCCTGCGTAATTTTTCCGCCTTGGACATCGTCCCGGTCACCGGGAGTCACGCATTCGCCAAGGCATGGTTTGCCGACAATGCCGAGGCATCCATAGCCTTGAAAGGCGTAGAGTCTTCCGGCCTTGTCAGTGCAGATTCCATACAGGTTCTGTATTCCGCAGTGGAAAAGGATGCAGAAAACGCTTCCATATTCATCTGGGGCGGACTGGGGACACCCGAGGCTGCAGCAGCTTTCATTGGATCAGGTGCTGCCGGGATTGTCTTTGAGAGCGTCCACTGGCTCACCGATGCCATGGGACTGGATGATGCCGCCAAGGTAAAAGTTCGAAAACTCAGAGACGACACGACTGTCGTTGTCGGTTCATCAACCGGCATGCCCTGGCGCTTCTTTGACAAGGGCAACTCCAAAGCAGTCCGCCAACTGACCGCTACTGCCAACAGCCTCTGCGACAAAAATCCGGACGAAGCTGGTAGGCAACTGACTCGTGCAGCAATGGCTATGACGATTGAACCGTTATCCAGTACCTTCTCCGCCACTGAACTCATTCCGCTCGGTCCCGAGGCTGCCTTTGCCAAACGCTTTGAAGAGAAGTACGGCTCCTCCATGTCTGCTTTTGCGAAATTCGCAGCGGACGTTCGCCGACTACTTGCAGCATCTCCCGACATCTTGAAACGCTTTGATACCAACTCCACAACAAAGGCCCTTGGCGTCAGGTACCCCGTCATCCAGGGAGGAATGACCTGGATTACCGACAATTTCGCCTTTGCCCGCGAAGTGGAGAGGTCCGGCGCATTACCGACCATCACCGTGGGAATGCGCAACACCAAATATTTGGAGCAGGATTTCGGAGCAATCCGGGAAGAGATGGGGGACCGACCCTATGCCGTCAACGCCCTGCTGCTCGATGAGAATCCGTACCGCGACGAGCAGCTCGCTTGGATCGAAAAGATCAGGCCGCCGTTCGTCACCATCGCGGCCGGAGACCCCGCATACGTCAAGCGATTCGCCAAGCTCGGCATTCACGTAATCTACCTCGCTGCCACTGTCGGCCTGCTTAAGCTCGCTGTAAAAGCAGGTGCCGATTTTGTGGTTCTGGAAGGCAACGAAGCCGGAGGACATGTCGGCAAGAACTCCACTCTCACGCTTTCCCAGGCAGCATTGGCCCTTCGGCAGGAGACTCCAGACTTTTTTGCCAAGACCAAAATTATCATCGCTGGTGGCATATACGACAGGAAAACCGCGTACCGTGCCGCCATGCTCGGAGCAGACGGCGTACAGATGGGCACGGCCTATCTCGCGACTAGAGAGATCCTGGAAACCGGAGCACTACGCCAGCAGTATCAGGAGCTGATCGTAGACGCCAAGCCGGGGGGAACCGTGCTGTCCGGCGAAAGCATCGGACTTCGAGTGCGCTCGCTCAGGACACCCAAGCTCGACGACATCTGCACCTTGGAACGCAACTTTGTCGCAAAAAACGTGGACGAATCCAAACGCCGTCTTGAGCTCGAAAAAATCAGCATCGGAACCCTGTTCGTCGCGGCAAGGGGCATCAATCAAACCGATAATTCGACACTAAACGACGATCATTGCCTGCGCGAAGGCCAGTTCATGAGCGGTGCTGTTGCGGGTAATATTTCGGATGTCGTGTCCCTTGACAAATTACATACAGACGTTGCTGCGGCCCCTTTGACATTCCCTGAATTTTCGAAAGCCGAAAATTCCACTGCCGCCAAGTCCAACGGCGAACACGAACGTATCGCCATCACAGGTATGGCCGCAGTCAACTCACTGGGCAACACCTACCAGAAGATGTTCGACGCTTCCATCAACATGGAAAGCGGCGTCGGTCGGGTTCCCGCTAATCGTTGGGACCATTCCAAACACCTTGCATCCAACGCCCGCGTACCCAATGTGTATACCGACATCGGGGCGTTCATTGATATCGAGATCACCCGCAAGGACATCAACGTTTCCCCACAAAATTTTCGGACCATGGCCGAATCAACACGCCTGACGCTTCTTTTGGCAAAGCAGGCGTTGGAAGAATCCGGCCTATTGAAGTCAGATATCGAAAGGCCACGAATCGCCGTCATCACTTCGCAGAACTCCGCTGAAACGGCGAGCACATTCAAGGACCAGCTCATCCATGTTTATGCTGAGGAACTCGTCGATAATCTAGCAAAATCCATCCCCATGACCGCTGAACAGCGAACAGCAGCCATCAAGGACATGCGTAACTCGGGCATGAAACCGGATGACACGACACTCATCGGCCGTCTCAACTGCACCGCTGCAGGGTACATCTGCAACCAGTACGCTCTCAACGGCCCAAGCTATTCCGTCGGAGCCGCCTGCGCATCAAGCCTTATCGCCCTGCATTGCGCTTTGATGATGCTCCGACAAGGCATCATTGATGCGGCCATCGTCGGCGGGGGCGAAGAAGTCCTCACTCCCGGCCACTACTATGAATTCTGCGCCATCGGCTCTCTGGCGGGCATGACGGGGGTCAAACGAAAACCGACGGAATACAGCCGCCCCTTTGACAAGACCAGGGACGGGTTCGTTCTCGGCGAAGGCGGTTCTATGCTGGTCATTGAACGGGAATCCGTAGCCCGAGCACGCGGCGCGAAAACTCACGCCTACATCAATGGTATTGGAGCCTGCACCAACCATGACGGCATTGTCGAGTCCGTCTCCGCCTCCCAACAGATAGCCCTCAACGCTTCATTCAGCGATGTCCTCTACGGCCCGGATGAAGTCGATCTGGTCGAGTGCCACGGCACCAGCACCAATCAGGGAGACCAGGAGGAAGTACACGCCCTAACCGCAATCTTCCCTGAAAACAGTGGGACAGTCCTTTCATCTTTTAAATCACAAATCGGGCACACTCTTGGAGCTTCGGGCATTACCAGCCTTATCAGGGGTGTCAACGCCATGAAGAACGGCGTGCTCCCAGCCACCCTGAATTACGAAACCCCAGACCCTGAAGTCGGCATTGAAAAAGCAGGATTTCGGGTGCTAACAAAACCGGAGCCGTGGCCTTCCCCCGAAGGACGTCCCCGCCGCATGCAGGTGAACGCCTTCGGATTTGGCGGGGCAAGCTTTGTCGTTCACCTGGAAGGAACCGAGGCTGACAGGGAGAACGTTTGGAGTGACGATGGGTGGGAACCCGCCACTCAAACCGTAGTGCAGGAAGACAAATTAGTAGCATACCCGGTCAAAGGCGCATTCGGTTCCGCACGGGTGGCCACAGCAAGAAAAGTCAGAAATGAAGTGGAATCTCTACTCGGCGAATTGAAAGGCAAGGAGACTATTTCCAACGGTTTCCTGAACAAACTCGCAAGCAAAGGCGTTTTCCTCGCACAAAAAACATCCAGTCCGTCCGGTCTGGCCTGGATTTTTTCCGGCCAGGGCGGTTGGTACACAGGCATGGGCAAGGAGCTCTATGCCTCAGTGCCTGGCATCAAGAAAACCTTAGATTTCCTCAACGAATGTGCCGACTTTGACCTGCTTGACCTCATGTTCAACGCAGGTCCAAAAAAGTTCCAAAACACCAGATGGCAACAACCCGCACTATTCGCCCTAGAATACTCCATAGCCAAACACTTATTGGATTCCGGCATGAGCCCGGATGCCGTGGCCGGACACAGTCTCGGCGAATTCACGGCGCTGTGCGTTGCGGGGGTACTGTCTGCCGAAGACGCATTCTCAGTCGTCTGTAGTCGCGGCCGCCTCATGGACGAGGCCGCGGAGATGGTCGACGATCCAGGCGGCATGGTTGCCACCAATGCGCCGTTGGACATCCTCACCAGAAAAACAAAACGCTTCCCCAAAACGATTATCACCAATTACAATTCTCCCAGTCAAACAGTTCTCGGCGGCCCTGTGGAGCTGCTTGACGACCTTGTGATCGAGCTTAAGGATCAAGGTTTCCTCGCCGTACGACTCAAGGTCAGCATGGCTTTCCATTCCGGCATCATGGCCAGTGTCCACGATGCTTTCGAAGCCGAGCTTGACAGCGTCACCTTCAATAAACCGACGATCCCCGTGATTTCCAACGTGAGCGGCGAAGTACATGAAGGTTCACCGGCTGCCATCAAGAGCACCATGATCAAACACATGGAATCTCCGGTGCTCTGGACCCAGAACACATATACGCTCTGGGAAGAACTGCAGATCCGCTCCTTCCTTGAAATCGGGCCTTCGGATACCTTGAGTACTTTTATCGGCGACACTCTCCCCAAGGCCGAATGCCAGTCCACATGCCGAGAGGACATGGAACAGGGCCAACTTCTGGACAGCACGGCATGGCTGTGCGCAAGGGGATACGGCGATATTTCGGACGGGCCGATCATCGAACTAAATGAGGCAGAGCCAACAGCTCTTGCCGTCGCACCGGCGACTCGCGTCGCCACAGGCAGCGGGTCCATCCTTGACCAGGTAATTCAGATCATCATGGATTCCACAGGCTATGAGCGAGACGAGATTGACCCGTCCATGGACATCCGTCAGGATCTCAACATCCGCTCCAGCCGTCTGCCCGTCATCATGGACGAAGCAGAAAAAGCCTTTGAAATCAAAATCCGTATCGAAGATTTCATCGGCGTCGAAACCATCAATGACCTTGCCGCCCGCATCGCAGAAATCAAGGGTACTGATATGAACGCCGGAGCAGTGCCCGCCTTCGGAAGTACAGTAGACAACGGCAGCCTCCTTGAGCAGGTCATCAAGATCATCATGGATTCTACAGGCTACGAACGTGATGAAATCGAACCGGAGATGGATATCCGCCAGGATCTCAACATCCGCTCCAGCCGTCTGCCCGTCATCATGGACGAAGCAGAAAAAGCCTTTGAAATCGAAATCCGCATCGAAGATTTCATTGGCGTCGAGACCATCCAGGATCTTGCCGGCCGCATAGCGGAAATCAAGGGTGTCGACATAAACGCTGAAATCGCGCCAGCGCCAACGAACGCGGACTACAACACTGTTCTTGAGCAGATGATTCAAATCATCATGGATTCCACAGGCTATGAACGAGATGAAATCGAACCGGAGATGGACATTCGCCAAGATCTCAACATCCGGTCCAGTCGCTTGCCCATCATTATGGACGAAGCGGAAAAAATTTTTAAAACCGAAATTCGCATCGAAGACTTCATCGGCGTCGAGACCATTCAGGATCTTGCCAACAAAATTGCAGAGCTTCAGGGGCGCTCCCCTGTCGCCGCACGGTCAGTAGAAGACAGCAAGACCAAAACTCCTGTTGCTTCCGCAAAAATACTAGATACCGTTCAGAACGAGTTACCCGTCTTGCGGTATGAATTCGCCGAAACCGATGCCAACGCTCCCACAGGCACCCCGGCCTATAAGGTAGGCGGAGCCCCTGTCGTCATTGCAACCCTCGGTGGCTCCAACCGAATCGACGCAGTTAAAAGTTGGGTCACAAAAACGGTTCAGGCTGATGTAGTCACCCTTGACCTGACCCGGGACACTAAGCTCGATGCTTTATCACAGTGCCAGGGTCTCATTCTACTCGTTGACGAAATAGAAGGCAGTGACAGCACGCGCACCATACCAGCCCTGTTGCAGGTATTCCCCGCCATGAAAGACTTTGCCGGCAACAAAACGAAGAAATTTTGCATCACTATGGGCGAAGCCCTCAACGGAGCAACCCTGAGTGAAGTCGGCGAAGGCGTACTCGGCATCCTCATTGCCGCAGCCATGGAATACTCCTCAACGGTCTTCCGCTATGCCGCTGTTTCGCAAGGGGTTGATATAAAGGATGTCCTTGATCGTTGCGTTTCCAGCGAAGAACGGACGGTCGAACTCATTTTCAAGAATCGGGATATCATGACCCGAACGCCGCGCCCCGTTGCCTTCCGGACCGGCGAGTTGAAAACACAGCTCAAATCTGGCGATGTGATCGTCGTCACCGGCGGCGGCAAAGGCGTTACGGCAGCCGTGGCTGGAACTATAGCTGCCTTGGACGTGAAATTAGCATTGCTGGGTCGAAGCCCGGAAACTGCGCCAGACACAAAATCAACCCTCAACAGCATCAAGGGAATGGGATGTTCGGTGATGTACTGCTCCTGCGACGTCACAGACGCCCAAGCCGTTGGCAAGGCGATCAAATCCGTCGCCAAGACATACGGTCGCGTGGACGCAGTCATACACGGAGCTGGACTCCTCAAAGACGGTTTCCTGCAACTCATGTCCATTGAAGACTTCGAACTTGTTCTCAAAGTCAAATTGCAGGGTCTCATGAATATGGTCGAGGCCGCTTCCGGGCATGGCCTTCGACTGGTATCCGCTTTTTCTTCCGTGGCGGCATGGCATGGCAATATCGGGCAATCGAACTATTGCGCAGGAAACAGGGCCATGGCGGCCTACCTGGAATCTCTTGCAGATCGGGGCATTGCCGGAAAGACCATCTGGCTGCCGCCTGTAGATGGTGTAGGTATGGCCAATGATCCAGAGGTGAAAAAACTTTTGGCCATGAAGAACATGGGGCAGGCGTATGTTCCCATCGCCTCCCTGGCCAGACTCATCCGGCTTGAAATTGCTGACGGCCAGCCGGGATGGACCTTGCTTTCCCGCCCGGTCACCGCCCCCATTGGCGACAGATTCTTCCCCACCGGGCCCGAAAATGAACTTCTAGGCCGGGCCGTACACGGCCTGCCCATGATCGACGAGATCACGGAACTCAAGCTTGAGACACCCGAAATCAGCATAAAAAGGTCTGTTTCCCACACCACAGACCCATGGCTACCTAACCACAAACCTTATCCGATACTGAAGTACCCGCTCTTCTCGGCAGTCATGGCCGTGGAAAGCTTGCTGGAAACAGCCAAGGCGCTCTATCCCGATTTCACACCGACCGGAGTAAAAGACGTCCATTTCCTGGACATGATCCCCTGTTCCGAAGAAGCAACCCGCGAACTGCGCGTAACTGCCAATGGGCGAGACACTTCAATTGGTGCCACACGTGTTGCCGCATCACTTTCCTGCCGTGACATGTCTCCCAAGGGACGCCAACTTGACCGGTGGAGCGACTGTTATACCGCTGAAATCATTATGGCAACCACCGCCGAACAAATGCTGACACCCCCGGTTTGGGACGGCGTTGACTCCCTACCCCCCGTCACGCTTTCACCGTCCAAGATAGCTGACATCTATGCAAAGTACACGGCCCAGCTCGACCGGTATCAAGTGATCCGAAAAATCACCGGAGCGAATGAACGCGGTGCCACTGGCATTACCGTCTATGGCGATGAAAAAGATTTCACTTCCAAACGCGCTCCGTATCAATACTCGCCCTACCTGTTGGAGGCATTGATGCAACTGGCTCTATTCCAGCCTCTCGCGGCGGGCAGCGAGATAGCTCCGTTCCTGCCCGTAGGAATCGGTGAACTGCGCTTTGCCAGACGCTGCAATCCCGACGAGGCTGTAGCGCTCAAGGTCCGGTTGCGCGAAAACATCAAAGACGGCTCGGTTTGGGACGGCATGGCTTTGGACGAAAAAGGCAATGTGCTCATGATAGTTGAAGGCTTGTCCATGAAGCGTATAGCTAGCTAG
- a CDS encoding 4'-phosphopantetheinyl transferase superfamily protein — protein sequence MILFCDGIEIAVRRAPVGDNRRTLAEIACTDLSFDMHGFSLEKVGLGVPKLVGENQAPAISFTSSREIRWCAVAWCKGLGIDVACPEEFEPPYPVSRVFDAAEIKLTEAHIDDQLSQLALLWSFKEAAAKAMGTGFNAVEPGELTAAALHEKDDKLNGIVTTPGGKLPVVAIRVSDCWLAIARR from the coding sequence ATGATTCTCTTCTGCGATGGCATAGAAATCGCCGTTCGCCGAGCGCCTGTAGGAGATAACCGACGCACACTTGCTGAGATTGCATGCACAGATCTGTCGTTTGACATGCATGGATTCTCTCTGGAAAAAGTGGGGTTGGGAGTTCCGAAACTCGTTGGGGAAAATCAGGCACCAGCCATATCGTTCACATCCTCCCGAGAAATCCGGTGGTGTGCCGTGGCGTGGTGCAAAGGGCTTGGTATTGATGTCGCATGCCCGGAGGAATTCGAGCCACCATACCCTGTGTCACGTGTTTTCGATGCTGCTGAGATAAAACTAACTGAAGCCCATATTGATGATCAGTTGTCGCAACTGGCCCTACTGTGGAGTTTCAAGGAAGCGGCTGCCAAGGCCATGGGGACGGGTTTCAACGCTGTCGAACCCGGAGAGTTGACGGCAGCAGCTCTGCATGAGAAAGACGACAAGCTCAACGGAATCGTCACGACGCCCGGAGGAAAGCTCCCGGTTGTTGCGATCCGGGTGAGCGACTGCTGGCTAGCCATTGCACGAAGATAA
- a CDS encoding NAD(P)-dependent oxidoreductase — translation MRALVTGAAGFVGSHLAEALAADGHDVTCLLRPGSKPRWLSGTSLPIVDCGMNSPEAMVEAVGSSDVIFHVAGVTKANTPQGYFDGNVDITRNLVDAVKTHSQQVKAIIGISSQAAAGPHPGPDGLDESATPAPVSYYGKAKLQSENVLMELADSVAVGIVRPPMVYGPRDYAFLPLYSGARLGLFPVPGSRKTLMSIIHVHDLVRGIVSLSNGLLDRNVPSGNAYFLSSQTASWAEIGTAIGDAVGRRQILFPIPLFAIGAVAMVNGVLARWGLPTNHLLPDKWREAKQPGWVCTHANASADFGYSPRIGLEEGMRTTIEWCRENGLL, via the coding sequence ATGCGCGCATTGGTCACGGGAGCAGCAGGCTTTGTAGGCAGCCATTTGGCAGAGGCTCTCGCCGCTGACGGCCATGACGTGACATGCCTCCTTCGTCCGGGCAGCAAGCCACGCTGGTTGTCCGGCACCTCCCTCCCCATTGTCGATTGCGGCATGAATTCACCGGAAGCCATGGTCGAAGCGGTCGGCAGCAGCGATGTGATATTTCATGTGGCCGGTGTGACCAAGGCGAATACTCCGCAAGGCTATTTCGACGGCAACGTCGACATCACCCGCAATCTCGTGGACGCCGTCAAGACGCACAGTCAGCAGGTCAAGGCGATCATTGGGATATCCAGTCAGGCGGCAGCGGGTCCGCATCCCGGCCCCGACGGTCTGGACGAGTCGGCAACGCCCGCCCCTGTTTCCTATTACGGAAAGGCGAAGTTGCAATCGGAGAACGTGCTCATGGAGCTTGCCGACTCCGTTGCAGTGGGCATCGTCAGGCCACCCATGGTCTACGGGCCGAGAGACTACGCGTTTCTCCCACTCTATTCCGGCGCCAGGCTCGGCCTCTTCCCTGTTCCCGGCAGCCGCAAGACACTCATGAGCATCATCCATGTCCACGATCTGGTCCGGGGCATCGTTTCTCTCAGTAACGGTTTGCTGGACAGGAACGTCCCTTCGGGCAACGCCTATTTCCTTTCCAGCCAGACCGCGTCGTGGGCCGAGATCGGCACAGCCATAGGCGACGCTGTAGGGCGCAGGCAGATCCTGTTCCCCATTCCCCTGTTCGCCATCGGAGCCGTGGCCATGGTCAACGGCGTGCTGGCCCGATGGGGCCTCCCCACCAACCACTTGTTGCCGGACAAATGGCGCGAAGCCAAACAGCCGGGGTGGGTGTGCACTCACGCCAACGCCAGCGCAGATTTCGGATACTCGCCCCGGATCGGGCTTGAAGAGGGAATGCGCACCACTATCGAATGGTGCCGGGAAAACGGCCTGTTATAG